One window of Rubrivirga sp. SAORIC476 genomic DNA carries:
- a CDS encoding VOC family protein, which yields MPTHHAIDYIEFTVRDLSEAKRFYSDAFDWVFTDYGPSYAGIQRPGGDGEAGGMEQSDTLRPGGPLVILYSDDLEASVAAVEAAGGTVSTPPFGFPGGRRFHFTDPSGNELAVWAEK from the coding sequence ATGCCCACGCACCACGCCATCGACTACATCGAGTTCACCGTCCGCGACCTGAGCGAGGCCAAACGCTTCTACAGCGACGCCTTCGACTGGGTCTTCACCGACTACGGCCCGAGCTACGCGGGCATCCAGCGGCCCGGCGGCGACGGTGAGGCCGGCGGCATGGAGCAGTCCGACACGCTCCGTCCCGGCGGCCCCCTGGTGATCCTCTACTCCGACGACCTGGAAGCCAGCGTAGCGGCCGTCGAAGCGGCAGGCGGCACCGTCTCTACGCCGCCGTTCGGCTTCCCCGGAGGGCGGCGCTTCCACTTCACCGACCCCAGCGGCAACGAACTGGCGGTCTGGGCCGAGAAGTAG
- a CDS encoding succinylglutamate desuccinylase/aspartoacylase family protein has translation MTPSPLPEPLVIGGAEIPRGTRRTIRLPIAPLYTLAAMAMPVHVVRGRRDGPRLFVSAAIHGDEILGVEIIRRLLGLRLLKHLRGTLIAVPVVNVYGYTARSRYLPDRRDLNRSFPGSPTGSMASRLAHTFMEEVVANATHGIDLHTGALNRTNLPQVRVSLDQEDAVAMAHGFRVPLILHANLRDGSMRQTVLEHGVPVLLYEAGEALRLDERSVRIGLRGVVSVMRGLGMLPKTAPTRVVPPLIARSSGWTRAEESGTLQMTRDIGDLVEEGEQVGTLTAPLGDHSRPVLSRDSGLIIGKTQLPLVYEGEALFHVARLDAPDTAEARLATYEDRLSGWREPVEADH, from the coding sequence ATGACCCCCTCCCCCCTGCCCGAGCCCCTTGTCATCGGCGGCGCCGAGATCCCGCGCGGGACGCGGCGGACGATCCGCCTCCCCATCGCACCGCTCTACACGCTCGCGGCGATGGCGATGCCCGTCCACGTGGTGCGGGGCCGGCGCGACGGGCCGCGGCTGTTCGTGTCGGCGGCGATCCACGGCGACGAGATCCTGGGCGTCGAGATCATCCGGCGGCTGCTGGGGCTGCGGTTGCTGAAGCACCTCCGCGGGACGTTGATCGCGGTGCCGGTGGTGAACGTGTACGGCTACACGGCGCGGTCGCGGTACCTGCCCGACCGGCGCGACCTGAACCGCTCGTTTCCCGGCTCGCCGACCGGGTCGATGGCGTCGCGGCTGGCGCACACGTTCATGGAGGAGGTGGTGGCGAACGCGACGCACGGGATCGACCTCCACACGGGGGCGCTGAACCGGACGAACCTGCCGCAGGTGCGGGTGTCGCTGGACCAGGAGGACGCCGTCGCGATGGCGCACGGGTTTCGGGTGCCGCTGATCCTGCACGCCAACCTGCGCGACGGCTCGATGCGGCAGACGGTGCTGGAGCACGGCGTGCCGGTGCTGCTCTACGAGGCCGGCGAGGCGCTGCGGCTGGACGAGCGGTCGGTGCGGATCGGGCTGCGGGGGGTGGTCTCGGTGATGCGCGGGCTCGGGATGCTGCCCAAGACGGCGCCGACGCGCGTGGTGCCGCCGCTGATCGCGCGGAGCAGCGGGTGGACGCGGGCCGAGGAGAGCGGCACGCTCCAGATGACGCGCGACATCGGCGACCTCGTGGAGGAGGGCGAGCAGGTGGGCACGCTGACGGCGCCGCTGGGCGACCACTCGCGGCCGGTCCTGTCGCGCGACTCGGGGCTCATCATCGGCAAGACGCAGTTGCCGCTGGTGTACGAGGGCGAGGCGCTGTTCCACGTCGCCCGGCTGGATGCGCCGGACACGGCGGAGGCGCGGCTGGCGACGTACGAGGACCGGCTCTCGGGGTGGCGGGAGCCGGTGGAGGCGGATCACTGA
- the clpB gene encoding ATP-dependent chaperone ClpB, which translates to MNLQKFTVKAQEAVQRALEIAQSKNHQGVEPPHLLQAFLQDEGGLIPTLLDRLGANAETLAALAERAVDKLPVVTGASVSGQYIGQDLNKAFDRALAEAETLSDEYVASEHLLMALAEGDGPTANALKSQGVTKDTLLGVLQEVRGGQRVQDPYAESKYDALNRYARDLNEAARKGQIDPVIGRDDEIRRVLQILSRRTKNNPVLVGEPGVGKTAIAEGLAIRIVEGDVPEGLQSKRILALDMGALIAGAKYRGEFEDRLKAVVKDVTDAAGEIILFIDEIHTLVGAGGGDGAMDAANILKPALARGELRAIGATTLDEYQKYFEKDKALERRFQMVLVAEPSVEDTVAILRGIKDRYEVHHGVRITDGAIVAAAELSDRYVTSRFLPDKAIDLIDEAASRLRLEIDSTPEELDSVEREIRTQEIAREAVKREGDDAQVETISERLANLEEERDRLRATWEQERDLVTTIKNSRASIEALKTEAAEQERQGDFARVAEIRHGQIPGLQEQIDRATERLAEVQSNGAMLKEEVDAEDIADVISRATGIPVSRMLATEREKLLHLEDALEQRVVGQPEAVEAVSNAVRRSRAGLQEASRPLGSFIFLGTTGVGKTELAKALAEQLFDDEGALVRIDMSEYQERHTVSRLVGAPPGYVGYDEGGQLTEAVRRRPYSVVLLDEFEKAHPEVYNVLLQVLDDGRLTDSKGRVVDFSNTLIIMTSNLGSELITQRLGTDREISESEMDALRDELTGMLRTRLRPEFLNRIDETVVFRPLGRTQIRRIVEILFERTRAMARKAHGLRLVLTDAAKDALAAEGFDAAFGARPLKRVLQRQVANKLAEQILGGLVADGDAVVIDAAPGGGVSLETVPAGEAIPEAVGPMAPAAEA; encoded by the coding sequence ATGAACCTGCAGAAGTTTACCGTCAAGGCCCAGGAGGCCGTCCAGCGCGCCCTCGAGATCGCGCAGTCCAAGAACCACCAGGGCGTCGAGCCCCCGCACCTCTTGCAGGCGTTCCTGCAGGACGAGGGCGGCCTGATCCCCACCCTGCTCGACCGCCTCGGTGCGAATGCCGAGACCCTCGCTGCGCTCGCCGAGCGGGCCGTCGACAAGCTGCCTGTCGTGACCGGGGCCAGCGTGTCGGGCCAGTACATCGGCCAGGACCTCAACAAGGCGTTCGACCGGGCGCTCGCCGAGGCGGAGACGCTGAGCGACGAGTACGTCGCCTCGGAGCACCTGCTGATGGCGCTCGCCGAGGGCGACGGGCCGACGGCGAACGCGCTCAAGAGCCAGGGCGTCACCAAGGACACGCTGTTGGGCGTGCTCCAGGAGGTGCGCGGCGGCCAGCGCGTGCAGGACCCCTACGCCGAGTCCAAGTACGACGCGCTCAACCGCTACGCCCGCGACCTCAACGAGGCGGCCCGGAAAGGCCAGATCGACCCGGTGATCGGGCGCGACGACGAGATCCGGCGCGTGCTCCAGATCCTCTCGCGGCGGACGAAGAACAACCCCGTGTTGGTCGGCGAGCCGGGCGTCGGCAAGACGGCCATCGCGGAGGGGCTGGCGATCCGGATCGTCGAAGGCGACGTGCCCGAGGGGCTCCAGTCGAAGCGGATCCTGGCACTCGACATGGGCGCGCTGATCGCGGGCGCGAAGTACCGCGGCGAGTTCGAGGACCGCCTCAAGGCGGTCGTCAAGGACGTGACGGACGCGGCGGGCGAGATCATCCTGTTCATCGACGAGATCCACACGCTGGTCGGCGCGGGCGGCGGCGACGGCGCGATGGACGCGGCCAACATCCTGAAGCCCGCCCTGGCGCGCGGTGAGTTGCGGGCCATCGGCGCGACGACGCTGGACGAGTACCAGAAGTACTTCGAGAAGGACAAGGCGCTGGAGCGCCGCTTCCAGATGGTGCTCGTCGCCGAGCCGTCGGTGGAGGACACGGTCGCGATCCTGCGCGGCATCAAGGACCGGTACGAGGTCCACCACGGCGTGCGCATCACGGACGGCGCCATCGTGGCGGCGGCCGAGCTGTCGGACCGCTACGTCACCAGCCGCTTCCTGCCCGACAAGGCCATCGACCTGATCGACGAGGCGGCGTCGCGCCTGCGTCTGGAGATCGACTCGACGCCCGAAGAACTGGACTCCGTCGAGCGCGAGATCCGGACCCAGGAGATCGCGAGGGAGGCGGTCAAGCGTGAGGGCGACGATGCCCAGGTGGAGACCATCTCGGAGCGGCTGGCGAACCTCGAAGAGGAGCGCGACCGGCTCCGCGCGACCTGGGAGCAAGAGCGCGACCTGGTGACGACCATCAAGAACTCCCGCGCCTCCATCGAGGCCCTCAAGACCGAGGCGGCCGAGCAAGAGCGGCAGGGCGACTTCGCCCGCGTCGCCGAGATCCGCCACGGCCAGATCCCCGGCCTCCAGGAGCAGATCGACCGGGCGACGGAGCGGCTCGCCGAGGTCCAGTCGAACGGCGCGATGCTCAAAGAGGAGGTCGACGCGGAGGACATCGCGGACGTGATCTCGCGCGCCACCGGCATCCCGGTCTCGCGGATGTTGGCGACCGAGCGCGAGAAGCTGCTGCACCTGGAGGACGCCCTCGAACAGCGCGTCGTCGGGCAGCCCGAGGCCGTCGAGGCGGTGTCGAACGCGGTGCGCCGCTCGCGGGCCGGCCTGCAGGAGGCGAGCCGTCCGCTGGGCTCGTTCATCTTCCTGGGCACGACGGGCGTCGGCAAGACGGAGCTGGCGAAGGCGCTCGCCGAGCAGCTGTTCGACGACGAGGGCGCGCTGGTGCGGATCGACATGTCCGAGTACCAGGAGCGGCACACGGTGTCGCGACTGGTCGGTGCGCCTCCCGGCTACGTCGGCTACGACGAGGGCGGGCAGTTGACCGAAGCCGTGCGGCGGCGTCCGTACTCCGTCGTCCTCCTCGACGAGTTCGAGAAGGCGCACCCGGAGGTCTACAATGTGCTCCTGCAGGTGCTCGACGACGGCCGTCTGACCGATTCCAAGGGCCGCGTGGTCGACTTCTCGAACACGCTCATCATCATGACCTCCAACCTGGGCTCGGAGCTGATCACCCAGCGCCTGGGGACCGACCGCGAGATCTCGGAGTCGGAGATGGACGCCCTGCGCGATGAGCTGACGGGGATGCTGCGGACGCGCCTGCGGCCGGAGTTCCTCAACCGGATCGACGAGACGGTCGTGTTCCGGCCGCTGGGACGGACCCAGATCCGGCGCATCGTCGAAATCCTGTTCGAGCGGACGCGGGCGATGGCGCGCAAGGCCCACGGCCTGCGCCTCGTGCTGACCGACGCGGCCAAGGACGCGCTCGCGGCCGAGGGCTTCGACGCCGCGTTCGGCGCGCGGCCCCTCAAGCGGGTGCTCCAGCGCCAGGTCGCCAACAAGCTCGCCGAGCAGATCCTCGGCGGCCTGGTGGCCGACGGCGACGCGGTGGTGATCGACGCGGCGCCGGGCGGCGGCGTCTCGCTGGAGACGGTCCCGGCCGGCGAGGCCATCCCGGAGGCCGTCGGGCCGATGGCCCCGGCCGCCGAAGCGTAG
- a CDS encoding LCCL domain-containing protein, giving the protein MRRLSCALLLLASVAGCSSSDQAAPAVEVAQTVDATWSTDARVGREAMGRYAFVCSPNPPESDRGAIVWGSGPYTDDSSVCRAGVHAGAITYASGGRVVIEMRPGQEQYVGSVRNGVETEDYGSWGGSFAVVR; this is encoded by the coding sequence ATGCGCCGCCTTTCCTGTGCCCTTCTCCTGCTCGCGTCCGTCGCAGGCTGCTCCTCCTCCGACCAGGCCGCCCCGGCCGTCGAAGTCGCCCAGACCGTCGATGCGACGTGGAGCACCGACGCACGCGTAGGCCGCGAGGCGATGGGCCGGTACGCCTTCGTCTGTTCGCCGAACCCGCCCGAGAGCGACCGGGGCGCCATTGTCTGGGGCTCCGGCCCCTACACCGACGACTCGAGCGTCTGCCGGGCGGGCGTCCACGCCGGTGCCATCACCTACGCCTCCGGAGGGCGCGTCGTCATCGAGATGCGCCCAGGCCAGGAGCAGTACGTCGGGAGCGTCCGAAACGGGGTTGAGACGGAGGACTACGGATCCTGGGGGGGCAGCTTCGCCGTCGTTCGCTAA
- a CDS encoding PEP-CTERM sorting domain-containing protein, with translation MRSLLVLLALLVATGCSQLEQVARDTLNGTLSSSPTTYDTAQGERVRFALGAVAFADRVDSFRPTRELSAAYADPSQAVGPPDYDTDRCPSGDECYLTLTSGGVAVFEFTNNTLYDGPGDDLAIFEIGPDVEAMTVEISVDGRDYLMLGRVEGSSALLDIAGRGRSGAQYRFVRLTDDPEQGGSGGSTPGADVDAVGAIHAEQR, from the coding sequence ATGCGCTCCCTCCTCGTTCTGCTCGCTCTCCTCGTCGCCACCGGCTGCTCCCAGCTCGAACAGGTCGCACGCGACACCCTCAACGGCACCCTGTCCTCCTCGCCGACGACCTACGACACCGCTCAGGGGGAGCGGGTCCGGTTTGCGCTCGGCGCCGTCGCCTTCGCCGACCGCGTCGACTCGTTCCGGCCGACGCGCGAGTTGTCGGCGGCCTACGCCGACCCGTCCCAGGCCGTCGGCCCGCCGGACTACGACACCGACCGCTGCCCCAGTGGCGACGAGTGCTACCTGACGCTCACGAGCGGCGGCGTGGCCGTGTTCGAGTTCACCAACAACACCCTCTACGACGGCCCCGGCGATGACCTCGCCATCTTCGAGATCGGCCCCGACGTCGAGGCCATGACGGTCGAGATCTCCGTCGACGGGCGTGACTACCTGATGCTGGGTCGCGTCGAGGGCTCGTCGGCCCTGCTCGACATCGCCGGGCGCGGCCGGAGCGGCGCGCAGTACCGGTTCGTGCGGCTCACCGACGACCCCGAGCAGGGCGGCAGCGGCGGCTCCACGCCCGGCGCCGACGTGGATGCCGTCGGCGCGATCCACGCCGAGCAGCGCTGA